The region tccatccatccacttgtccatccatccatccactcgtccatccgtccatccactcgtccatccatccatccatccatccatccatccactcgtccatccatccatccatccatccatccatccaaccatccatccatccatcttccatcatccatccatccatccatccatccatccatccatccatccatccatccatccatccatcttccatcatccatccatccatccatccatccatccatccattcatcgtTAAGGCTGTGTTCTCTCTAAACACTGAGGCTATAGTCTACATGTCTACAGGAGTCTGAGGTCTATTTGACCGCTGTGTTCTACCTGAACACCTTGGTCatcacttttactttttaatgactAATCTTTGTTTTCAGGCAGTATAATAAATGTTTGAACGCTAGCAGATTTTTTTCACCTTCCTGATCACACAGGCGTGATCGCTGTGAGGGATTCTCTTTGTTTCTTCATGTTGAACTCTGGATGGAGAAAGTTCTTAAGCAGGTCAGAGGTCATCAGACTCTGATCCAGTCCTAACCTCCGTGCTGGGTGTTAATGCAGACCACTGGGCTGGATTTGAACTGGATTATATGTGGTTTATAAGTGGATTATCTTTGGATTATACAGGCCTGATGTGTTAATCATAAATGAGAGACTCAGCAGGTCAGTGCCAGGTCAGATCTACTCCAGAGTTTCTGTGTGAAAATCTGCTGATTAATGGCAGGATGGACGTGACACTGTGAGGTCGAgcgagggggagagagagagacaagggGGGTGTTCAAAGAGAGTCCATGTGAAGACCACAGACCCTCAACACAGTCTGATGAGAGAGAGGAGATTCAGAGTCTGCTCAGGATTGATCTCAGACTGAAAATGTGTTGATACTCAACCACAGAACcgttacctccaatttccacatccTCTGTCTGCAGCGATCCGTTCACAGTGAGCATGGCTGAGCTGAACTCTCCATCTCTAGTCAGCCTAAAACTATTTTCATTCAAGCACCTTCCACCAGAATACAGAAGGAACAAACAGGTGAAGCTTAGatgtaacaaaaaaacaaagtaaacacactcagggttaaaaacagaacacaggGTTAACATACTCAAAGTTAACACTTTCAGGCTGAAAATACTCAGAGTTTACAGTCTTAGagttaacacacacacaaatagcACTATCCGCGTAAACACACTAATATGAACACTCTCAGTGTAAAAACACTCAGAGTTAGCACTTAGGGATAACAGACTCAGAGTTACCAGTCAGATTTAACAAACTTAGGGTTAAAAGACTTAGAGTGTCACTTCTGAGTTTACAGACTCTGAGTTAGCTTTAAACCTGCCTAATGAAATGGGCCTCTGGTCTGTTGTTGTTTGAGTTCTTTAGCTCGGTTCCTGTTTAACCACTTTGTTcacttttatctttaaatgaacagaaaaaataaagttactatTAAACTGTAACCatgctgacagccagctgaggaTGTTGAcggtcctccatgtttgtttttctgttgtccTGTTTGCCTTCGTGTCTGTGGAACTGTCACTTATAGACAGCAGCTGTGTGGTCTCAGACAGTCTGACAGTCCTGACCTGTCAACATGcatactgaaataaaaacaaagctgtgACACAGCTGTTCCACAGCAAACACACAGCCACTCATAAAGGTCTGTCTGAGGCAAAGACACGGAGACTAAAGTTATAAAAGAGGTTTTAATTCTAATTGACATGGATAAGAGAACATACATGAACATGTTGGACGTTTCAATGATCTAAACATTCATACAGACTGCTGTACACATCACCACACCATCAAACATTCAGGGTCAAAGTtcatcaaacatgtctgacattaaaaagcTTTTAGACACACAGGACACATACATTGTATGTGTTAATAATGGGTCAGGACTCACAACCAATCACACATCAGCAGCCTGATTAAATACAGAGTCAGCTCTACCCTCGATTTACATTAAAGTACAAAGTGCAAATACTATGGATCCATCACCGCTGCCAAAACCACGGCAGACAGCCACAGACCGCCGCAGACCACCACAGACTGCAAGAGACCGCCACAGACCGCCACAGACTGCTGCAGACTGCCGCAAACTGCCGCGGACCACCACACGGAGCGTCATTCAGCCCTGCTTCCTCGATGGACTCTGAGgaaagatttaaaataattattttaaataacaatatataatataattatggaatataataataattatggaATGCTTGATAAGCCtgttgacatcatctttaagggAAAGGATGCAATGGTTAATAAGCTTTGTTTACATAACTTCAAGGGAAAGGATAGTTTGATAAGCTTgttgacatcatcttcaataAGCTTTGTTGACATCTTTAAGGGAAATGATGGAGTGTTTGATAAGCTTGTTGAAATCATCTTTaagggaaggatggaatgtttgataaaattgTTTACATCATCTTTagggaaaggatggaatgtttaataagcttgttgacatcatctttcagggaaaggatgaaatgtttgataacctTGTTGACATCATTCTTAagggaaaggatggaatgtttgataaccttgttgacatcatctttaagggAAAGGATGGAGTGTTGAATAACCttggtgacatcatctttaagggGAAGGATGATATGATTGATCAGCGTTTGTGACTTCATCTTTCTAAAGCCAttaaatgatgtcatcatcaaggcagaggatggaatgttggttaAGCTTGGAATGTCAGGGGTTTCCCCTCCATTTTTTCAAATAGTAGGTCATAGTTTGCAACTTTAGTGGGCTTACCATACTTCTCTCCACTTtttcaaaagttgccaacaaagaCAGTCAACATAAGGGAAATATTGCtggttttatgtaaataaaaatgtacagtaAATGTTAAGATGTTAAAGATGTTAAGAGTATTATAAGGATGTAAACATACTGTCCCTTATTAtcattaaattattaaattattattatattaataataccattattattattattattattattattattattaatgagTATAAGTAACTGTTATAGTCAATACCATTATGACTACTAAAACTGAGAGTAAACATGCTGTATGAAAGGACCAATCACTCACCAGTTTACTGGGAGGTAAACTGTCTCCTGGTTTGGCTGCTGAGACACAAACAGAGGAAGTAGTGTCAGATTAACTATCAGTCAGTGAAAGAGTCTAATCCATCATCAATAACCCATCTATCAATAACTGTGTTTGACAGTGATCTGACTTCTGATTGGATGGACACAGTAGTAAGTCTCTGACTCAagttaaaaccattaaaatacTGGAGATTTAATCTCACAGCCTCTTAGATCACCTCTCTTCTCTGATCAGATATCTGATGTGACCTTCAGCCTTTTGGAGGTCTTTGAGTCTTGTTTAAGGATTTAGATGATCCTGACTCTAGACCTCCTCATGACTCCTGCTGTGAATGTTTAGGACGTTAGTTTAGCATATTTCTAGCCTGTCTCTAAAATCTTGTTGCTGTGCTCTGACCGTCGTCCTTGGTGACGCCAAGACAGCCCATCAGCTCGTGCAGAGACAGCGCCTTGTCATTGCTGAGGTCGCAGTACTCCACAAACTTCTTCACACACTTCTTAGGTTTGGACTTTTTCCTCAGAAAGCGTTTGAACGGTTTGATCTCCTTCTTCCCGATGTCTCCGCTCAAGTTCCTGTCCAGCTGACTAAAGTACCAGTGAACCACACGCTCCTCCAGGGTGTGGGCGGGGTCAGGCTCCGCCATCCTGCAGACGACAGATGTTTGAAATCAGAATCAGATCAACAATTAGGGACTGACAACCTGTTATCACTGGAGTTAGACTATAATTGATAATTAATATTGAGTCTCTGTTTGACCTAATGGACCAATTAGTGATCTGAACCAATCAGATATCTTTATATTAGTTTGTACCAATCATTGATCAGTGATTGGTTCAGTCCTTATATTTTCATTCAAACTAAATAAAGTTCTCTGATTGGTTCAGACTAAATAAAGGTCTCTGATTGGTTCACTAAATAAAGGTCTCTGATTGGTTCACTAAATAAAGGTCTCTGACTGGTTCAGACTAAATAAAGTTCTCTGATTGGTTCAGACTAAATAAAGGTCTCTGATTGGTTCACTAAATAAAGGTCTCTGATTGGTTCAGCTGTGTCTCTGGGGTCTTACCTCCCAGCTGATGCTGGGTCTGTGACAGCGTGGACCATGTCAGTGGACAGAGCGTCTAGCACACTTGTCAGGAACTCTGTCTTCTTGGCCCCGGGACATCCTGAAAGGAGAGCACAGACACCTGAGCAGGTGAgcaagatgatgtcatcatgagGTGAGAGAGGAGGCGTGGAACAGGTAACAACATCCTACAGGAATGCAGCGTCAGATGTGGCCTCGTAAACATTTATGGAGCTTTAAACTGGAGAGGAGAACCAAAATACAAACGTCTGAGCGTTTCCTCTGCTCATAAAGAACTCAGGACATGCCCACTCACAATGCCCAATCACAGCTGCCAATCTCAGCAGTCAATCATTGCTGTCAATCACAGCTGTCAATCACAGCAGTTAATCACAGCTGTCAATTACAGCTGTCAATCACAGCAGTTAATCACAGCTGTCAATtacagctgtcaatcaaacctGTCAATCGAAGCAGTCAATCACAGCTGTCAACCACAGCTGTCAATCAAAACTGTCAATCACAGCTGTCACTTACAGCTGTCAATCACAGCAGTTAATCAAACCTGTCAATCACAGCTGTCAATCAAAACTCTCAATCACAGCTGTCAATCACAGCAGTTAATCAAACCTGTCAATCACAGCTGTCAATCACAGCATTTAATAACAGCAGTCAATCACAGCTGTCAATCACAGCAGTTAATCACAACTGTCAATCACAGCAGTTAATTAAACCTGTCAATAACAGCAGTCAATcacagctgtcaatcatcctgAGGATGTTTTCCCTGATCAGCAGACTGATGAAGCTGCTACCTGAGACCAGGTGTGGTTTTAGGATCAGACCTTTAGGGCTGATTGGCTTGAGTTCCTGTTTAGTGATCAAACACTTCTGCTAATCCACTGATTTATTCAATTTTacctttatttcaaatattttcaattCTGACCTACCTTACCATAAGCCTTCTCATTAATGAGCCATATTTTAACCTAAATATCAACAAAGCTTTGAGCAAAGGACTTGTCAGATTGTTAATATACATGTTTTTATCAACACTTTTTCTACTCTGAGTTCTGAGTCGTTTTACtaactatttatttacattCCCATTTAGTCAAAGGGcctaaaataaattaatcttCTGCTGCCTTTTGCGCCATTGACTTCTGAGTTTTTCAGCCATTTATCATGGATGGGATTAAAATTcagtgattaaaataaaatgttaagtaTTTGAAAAAATTGTGTGTTGCATTGCAATATTTTGGTGATGCACAAGCTctggttttattattttacaagtgctgagattaaattcagGGGAACTCCAACAAGGGTTTAAAATCCCCTCAGACGGTGGCATCCCCAACGACTGTTGTCTGAAATCGGACCCTCCTGGCGTGATGTGGGTACTACCGTGTTTTTAGTAGTTCTCTGTGGATCTACGGACTCAGTGGTCAGGACTGCAATGAGGTCTGGATGTCTCCTTTCTAAGTAGCAAACATCTGAGTTAAAATAGATTACACTGTAAGCCTTCATGTTAACTTTACTTAGCAGAGAGTGATAGAGCTGCAGTCAAAGGAGAGAGACCCCAAAAAGTGGCTGGACCAAGCTGGACTGAGTCCACGACGGTCCATCAGGTCTTGATGGTTCTGGTGTTTCTCTAGCTTATAATCCTTACGGAGTGAGCCGAGGGTCCAGATCCAAACTGGTTTCTCTCTGCTGAAGACGAAGGCCAGAGCCGGTCTCTTTTTACGGCTCTGCCTGCGGGCTCAGATTCTCCTCTGCGGCAGATAATAGCACACCTGGCTGCTCCAACAGGTGTGACATAAACAGCCTGTCAGAGCGTTGGGGGAGGAGCAGAGCTTCAGGTGAAAGCCTCACATGTCAGAACTGAACAGACGGGCCGTAAAGTTTTAGTGGTCCAGCCCAGTAACGGGGCGAGCAGCTGTTAGCTCTCCGACTGGTTCCTGTGGACTAGCAGAGGTAAGGAGCACGCTGGCACAAAGTCCCGCCTCTGTCTCGAACTGAAGACCCTTAAGACCCCTTAAATTCATGCAGTGTCCCAGCTCAGCCTTCACCCTCGACGAAGTCTGGTTTGTTGGACCAGTATGAAAGCTTCAGATGCTTCTTTTTTCAGACTTAGCATGGTGTCCTCGCTCACGCATGAGGAGTGGGTTTCCACTAGGCAGTCTGGTCTGGTTTAATATGGAGCACAATCCTTTACAAATACACAGTGAAACACTGGAAAAGACCCTAAACGAATTAATCCATCAGTCCTACTTTCTTGGTACCATTCAACTGGGGTACCAAGCAGACCTGACCCTAAAAGAATGAACTACAGTCCTTCACCCTGGCCACCATTTAAGGATAGGGAAGGCTGTTGAAACACAGCCAAGATCGGGACCGAACCTTATCAACCTTATCAGCATCTCCACCCGTCCTACCCTCCAGCCTTACCCTGCAGATGGCGGCTCCTGTAGTGATCTCTGGGTTTGGTTGGATGAGCTCGAGCGTTGCCGTCACACTTTGGTTGTTCATACCTGAAACAACGACACACCTGGTGAGGAAAACAGACTCAGACACATATTAGAAACATATCACTGCACACATAACAACAGCTTCACTCATGTCAACCTTACCAGGGTGTATCACAGCTGATGTGTTTGGATCGGTTAAAACAAACTTATTAAGAGTGGGTTGTTTTTACTGCTGTGAAAGTGTTACTCAAACCCTGATCTGGACCAAACAACCACTGTAAAAGGGTCCCAGTCTAGTTTTGTTCAGACTCTGGTGAAGGTCCTTGGTAGTGAGAACATAAAGCGACCTCAACCAACCTAACGAGACAATCCAAACCACACTGACAAGGGTGACATCTTCAAAAggaagaatggaatgtttataagcttcGAAGGATGATGGGATGAATGCAAAAgataaggatggaatgtttatttgctttaatagatgacattatctttgaatacaaggatggaatgttttaaagacgttataggatgacatcattgaAGGCAAGGGACAAAATATTAgtaagctggggatgttgggctCTTTTTCCTCAATCTTTATCAAATAGTAGGTTGTAGGCCACCAAACGGATGCAGTCACTCAGGCTCGTTCCAGTCCATCTCAGACTCGTTCCAGTCCATCTCTCAGACTCGTTCCAGTCCATCTCTCAGACTCATTCCAGTCCATCTCTGACTTGTCCCAGTCCATCTCTCAGACTCGTTCCAGTACATTTCTCAGACTTGTTCCACTCCGTCTCTCAGACTCGTTCCAGTACATTTCTCAGACTTGTTCCACTCCGTCTCTCAGAGTGGTTCTAGTCCATATCTCAGTCTTGTTCCAGTCTGTCTCTCAGAGTGGTTCTAGTCCATATCTCAGTCTTGTTCCACTCCGTATCTCAGAGTGGTTCTAGTCCATATCTCAGTCTTGTTCCAGTCTGTCTCTCAGAGTGGTTCTAGTCCATATCTCAGGCTTGTACCAGTCCGTCTCTCAGGCTCATTCCAGTTGGTCTCTAAGACATGTTCCAGTCCATCTCTCAGACCCATAGTCCATCTCACAGACTCATTCCAGACTGTCTCAGATTTGTATTCCATCTCTCAGACTTGTTCCAGTCCATCTCTAAGACCCGTAGTCCATTTCTCAGACCTGTTTCAGTCCATCTCTCAGACTTGTAGTCCATCCCTCAGACTTGTTCCAGTCCATCTCTCAGACTTGTTAAAGAGTGTGTCTCAGACTCATTCCAGGCTGTCTTTAAACTTGTCCATTTGATCTCTCAGACTCGTTCCTGATCATCTCTCAGTTTTGTTCCAGTCCTTCTCTTAGACTCGTTCCAGTCCATCTCTCAGACTTGTAGTCCATCTTTTAGACTCGTTCCAGTCCATCTCTCAGACTTGTTAAAGAGTGTGTCTCAGACTCATTCCAGGCTGTCTTTAAACTTGTCCATTCGATCTCTCAGATTCGTTCCTGATCATCTCTCAGTTTTGTTCCAGTCCTTCTCTTAGACTCGTTCCAGTCCTTCCCTCAGACTTGTTCCAGTACTTTCTGCAGTGGTCTCCTCAGAGTCAAAGCTTCCTGTCGGTGGACTCAGAGAGACTGGGTGCTGTGTTATTAGCCTGAAcactttaatctgtttaatCAGAGTTAGAGAACAGGACGGTGGAACATGTCcaagaggaggagggaagggGGGGTGCGGGggcagagggagacagagagcgTGGGACATAAGGGTCTTTGAGAGCCTCAAACAGGGGCCAACATACTCCAGAGTCTGTGTGAGCtctctggctctgtgccagCCCTCTCATTAATCCGACCCTCGCCGCTCTGACAGAGAAACACTCGTCACGATGCCAGCACCAAACGCCACATCTGTGAGAGTCTGCAGGTTTTCATTAAAGGTACGATCCGTAGAATTTTATCCCTGAAAGCCCACACTAAATAAATTCATATATGAtccttttgttttcatcttaCTTAATGTacacaaaaataataagaaaataatAGACGTACACAGAGGTCAATTCTCCAGCCTCAGCTTATCCTAATCCTAACCATATAGCAGCAAATGCTTAACAGGTATGGTCCTGGGGTTACCACAGTTCATGCGGGTCGGTCTCACCTGGTGGAGGTCCCAGGGATGGGCCGTCCCGTGTCAACCAGCACACACCAGCAGTACCCAGTGGATGGGTGACACTGCACCGGTCTGTACAGTCCCCCATGAGAGCAATCTGGAACAAAGACGGCATCGTTCTTATGCTGCCGAGCTTCCTCCTGAGCTGACTGCTGCTCCTGGTCACATGATGAGGCTaaggagggaggaaaaaggTCATAATGGCATCAAAGATACAGACGCATGTCAAGCAAGAGTTCCAGTTTGGTTAGGTGCAGTTAGTCAAAGTATAAATCTGATCTTGGGTTGTCATTTTAGTCTAACTAGTACTTCATCTCTCTACGTTTTTAGGACACAGATACACAATGGTGCCCTGGTGTTGACTGTCttttgttggcaacatttggaaagtgGTGGAACAGGCGAGAAGCGAGGACTGTTGACCATCAGACTGTACTCCCAAACCGTACCGATGGTCGTGTGTCATAAACATTTCAGATGTACAGTCAGCTGACATCCCCCACCACTGTGGTAGAGTCTGCTTATAttcacagagagacacagacaggctGCTCCTGTCCTGTTAAAGCCTGCTCTCTGTTCCtctaggaggaggaggaggagggggagggttGAAGATGAAGTGTGTGTACCCTCTGGATCATCTCTTTCCCGTCTGTGTTTACTCACATTAACAGGAGAATGACTGAGTACAGCTACTAATGCCCACATCCACTAAATATttactctgtctctctcagacCCCGTTTACACAACACACTAACGGGGTTTAAATCTGTTCAGGGCGTTCAGATACCTAAATGTGGTCCTTTGgtttgatatctgatagctcagactgaCACAGAGGATGTCTTCATCCTGACCTGATgagactgtttttatttgtctgtcCAGCCTGCCTAAAGGTGGATGTGTAGAGATCTAGATTATGTGGGGTGTTTGTCTCTCTGCTCCCAAAAGGCTCCTCATTTGGTACcaaatctgcatttttatgtctttaaaacaacaacagaatagGTTCTCAGTAGATGTTGTCACACAGAATCAGAGAGCTCCCACTGGGGGGCAGTAGTGATTTCTGTACAGAGAAACTCTACCAAAAAGCCATGTTTATGGCTATGccaagtgttaaaaaaaaaaacttaattcttaaactaattttgtttcctgaaagtagaaaaatattcaaaacaaaaaaaagtttaaaaaactgagaaacatcagcaggcaggaatttaaaaatgtccGTCTAATGCCTGGACGAGCTGCTCCTGTGTGGTCCGTTTCCACAAAGTCGTTTGTTCAGCCCAGTTTGGTTCGGCCAAGTTCTGTCCAAACCGGTTTGTTACAgtctagtttggttcagtccagtttcgTCCAatctggtttggttcagccCAGTTGTGGATCCGTCCAGTCTTATCCAGtcctgtttggttcagtccagttttgcCCAGTCCTGTTTGGTTAATTCCTGTTTTGTGTATTCAAGTTTGGTCTAGTCCAGCTATGTTCAGTCTGGTTtcgttcagtctggtttgg is a window of Cheilinus undulatus linkage group 6, ASM1832078v1, whole genome shotgun sequence DNA encoding:
- the smoc2 gene encoding SPARC-related modular calcium-binding protein 2 isoform X4 produces the protein MRVRPLLLLLCLLGAARAQKFSALTFLRVDQDKECNTDCSGAPRKPLCASDGRTFTSRCEFLRAKCHDPQLEVIRGPCKDTSRCVAEKKYTEQQAKKLFPQVFVPVCNPDGTYSEVQCHSYTGYCWCVTPNGRPISGSAVANKKPRCQGSKQERATTREPDETGLMVDPQPAADDDDITAQYPTLWEEQERSRQNNRTRTPSSSCDQEQQSAQEEARQHKNDAVFVPDCSHGGLYRPVQCHPSTGYCWCVLVDTGRPIPGTSTRYEQPKCDGNARAHPTKPRDHYRSRHLQGCPGAKKTEFLTSVLDALSTDMVHAVTDPASAGRMAEPDPAHTLEERVVHWYFSQLDRNLSGDIGKKEIKPFKRFLRKKSKPKKCVKKFVEYCDLSNDKALSLHELMGCLGVTKDDAAKPGDSLPPSKLSPSRKQG
- the smoc2 gene encoding SPARC-related modular calcium-binding protein 2 isoform X3; amino-acid sequence: MRVRPLLLLLCLLGAARAQKFSALTFLRVDQDKECNTDCSGAPRKPLCASDGRTFTSRCEFLRAKCHDPQLEVIRGPCKDTSRCVAEKKYTEQQAKKLFPQVFVPVCNPDGTYSEVQCHSYTGYCWCVTPNGRPISGSAVANKKPRCQGSKQERATTREPGKSDETGLMVDPQPAADDDDITAQYPTLWEEQERSRQNNRTRTPSSSCDQEQQSAQEEARQHKNDAVFVPDCSHGGLYRPVQCHPSTGYCWCVLVDTGRPIPGTSTRYEQPKCDGNARAHPTKPRDHYRSRHLQGCPGAKKTEFLTSVLDALSTDMVHAVTDPASAGRMAEPDPAHTLEERVVHWYFSQLDRNLSGDIGKKEIKPFKRFLRKKSKPKKCVKKFVEYCDLSNDKALSLHELMGCLGVTKDDAAKPGDSLPPSKLSPSRKQG
- the smoc2 gene encoding SPARC-related modular calcium-binding protein 2 isoform X2, yielding MRVRPLLLLLCLLGAARAQKFSALTFLRVDQDKECNTDCSGAPRKPLCASDGRTFTSRCEFLRAKCHDPQLEVIRGPCKDTSRCVAEKKYTEQQAKKLFPQVFVPVCNPDGTYSEVQCHSYTGYCWCVTPNGRPISGSAVANKKPRCQGSKQERATTREPGKSVSLQIFSILTADETGLMVDPQPAADDDDITAQYPTLWEEQERSRQNNRTRTPSSSCDQEQQSAQEEARQHKNDAVFVPDCSHGGLYRPVQCHPSTGYCWCVLVDTGRPIPGTSTRYEQPKCDGNARAHPTKPRDHYRSRHLQGCPGAKKTEFLTSVLDALSTDMVHAVTDPASAGRMAEPDPAHTLEERVVHWYFSQLDRNLSGDIGKKEIKPFKRFLRKKSKPKKCVKKFVEYCDLSNDKALSLHELMGCLGVTKDDAKPGDSLPPSKLSPSRKQG
- the smoc2 gene encoding SPARC-related modular calcium-binding protein 2 isoform X1; this translates as MRVRPLLLLLCLLGAARAQKFSALTFLRVDQDKECNTDCSGAPRKPLCASDGRTFTSRCEFLRAKCHDPQLEVIRGPCKDTSRCVAEKKYTEQQAKKLFPQVFVPVCNPDGTYSEVQCHSYTGYCWCVTPNGRPISGSAVANKKPRCQGSKQERATTREPGKSVSLQIFSILTADETGLMVDPQPAADDDDITAQYPTLWEEQERSRQNNRTRTPSSSCDQEQQSAQEEARQHKNDAVFVPDCSHGGLYRPVQCHPSTGYCWCVLVDTGRPIPGTSTRYEQPKCDGNARAHPTKPRDHYRSRHLQGCPGAKKTEFLTSVLDALSTDMVHAVTDPASAGRMAEPDPAHTLEERVVHWYFSQLDRNLSGDIGKKEIKPFKRFLRKKSKPKKCVKKFVEYCDLSNDKALSLHELMGCLGVTKDDAAKPGDSLPPSKLSPSRKQG